From Phragmites australis chromosome 5, lpPhrAust1.1, whole genome shotgun sequence, a single genomic window includes:
- the LOC133918198 gene encoding protein KINESIN LIGHT CHAIN-RELATED 1-like produces MPGLAAADSSPPAAAPPARRLSSPLPRRAPPSPSPSTSSRAKPRKPAPAPDADESLDNPDLGPFLLKQARDAMVSGEGGGAARALEFAERAARALERREGAELELAMSLHVAAAIHCGLGRHADAIPVLERAVVVVTTPPAEGDGANDQQQAEADQRGEEWSLAAFSGWMQLGDTHAMLGRMDESIACYGKGLEIQMGALGERDPRVAETCRYLAEAHVQALQFDEAEKLCRKALEIHREHSAPASLEEASDRRLMALILDAKGDYDGALEHLVLASMTMVANGRDIEVATIDVAIGNTYLALARFDEAVFSYQKALTVLKSARGDDHPSVASVYVRLADLYHRTGRLRESKSYCENALRVYAKPAPGAAPDEVAGGLMEIAAIYEALGDLDEALKLLQRALKLLEDSPGQWSTVAGIEAQMGVLHYMVGRYADSRNSFESAVAKLRASGERKSAFFGVLLNQMGLACVQLFKIHEAAQLFEEARAVLEQECGASHPDTLGVYSNLAAIYDAMGRVEDAIEILEHVLKVREEKLGTANPDVEDEKKRLAELLKEAGRSRNRKQKSLENLFVTNSQRAKKDAGRRWSNFGFRS; encoded by the exons ATGCCGGGCCTCGCCGCGGCCGACAGCTCGCCCCCAGCGGCCGCCCCGCCTGCGCGGCGGCTCTCGTCGCCGCTGCCCAGGAGGGCGCCGCCGTCTCCCTCGCCATCCACCTCCTCGCGCGCCAAGCCGAGGAAGCCCGCGCCGGCGCCCGACGCGGACGAGTCCCTGGACAACCCGGATCTGGGGCCCTTCCTCCTCAAGCAGGCGCGAGACGCCATGGTCTCCGGGGAGGGCGGTGGCGCCGCGCGCGCGCTCGAGTTCGCTGAGCGGGCGGCCCGGGCGCTCGAGCGCCGCGAGGGCGCCGAGCTCGAGCTCGCCATGAGCCTCCACGTCGCCGCCGCGATCCACTGCGGACTCGGGCGACACGCCGACGCCATCCCCGTCCTCGAGCGCGCCGTCGTAGTCGTCACGACGCCGCCGGCCGAGGGCGACGGGGCCAACGACCAGCAGCAGGCCGAGGCCGATCAGAGGGGGGAGGAGTGGTCCCTGGCCGCCTTCTCCGGCTGGATGCAGCTCGGCGACACGCACGCCATGCTCGGCCGCATGGACGAGTCCATCGCCTGCTACGGCAAGGGCCTTGAGATCCAGATGGGCGCACTTGGCGAGCGCGATCCCCGCGTCGCCGAGACCTGCAG GTATTTGGCAGAAGCGCATGTGCAAGCTCTGCAGTTTGATGAAGCAGAGAAGCTGTGCCGCAAAGCCCTCGAGATCCACCGAGAGCACAGCGCACCGGCATCTCTCGAGGAAGCCTCCGACCGCCGCCTGATGGCCCTTATCCTTGATGCCAAGGGTGACTACGACGGTGCCCTCGAGCACCTCGTGCTTGCTTCAATGACCATGGTCGCCAATGGCCGTGACATTGAGGTGGCGACAATTGATGTCGCGATAGGCAACACCTATCTTGCCCTCGCTCGCTTTGACGAGGCTGTCTTCTCCTACCAGAAGGCGCTGACTGTTCTCAAGTCTGCCCGTGGCGACGACCATCCTTCAGTTGCATCGGTCTATGTCCGCCTTGCAGATCTTTACCACCGAACAGGGAGGCTCCGTGAGTCTAAATCCTACTGCGAGAATGCCCTTCGTGTATATGCAAAGCCTGCGCCTGGTGCTGCCCCTGATGAGGTTGCTGGAGGCCTAATGGAGATTGCTGCCATCTATGAGGCACTTGGAGACCTCGACGAGGCCCTAAAGCTTCTTCAAAGGGCACTCAAGTTGCTCGAGGACTCACCAGGGCAGTGGAGCACTGTTGCTGGAATCGAGGCACAAATGGGTGTACTGCACTACATGGTAGGAAGGTATGCAGATTCAAGGAACTCATTTGAGAGTGCGGTTGCCAAATTGAGGGCTAGTGGTGAGAGGAAGTCGGCATTTTTCGGTGTTCTATTGAACCAGATGGGGCTAGCTTGCGTCCAGCTGTTCAAGATACACGAGGCTGCACAGTTGTTTGAAGAGGCAAGGGCAGTTCTGGAGCAGGAGTGTGGCGCTTCTCATCCAGATACTCTTGGTGTATACAGCAACCTTGCTGCAATCTATGATGCCATGGGAAG AGTGGAGGATGCCATTGAAATCCTGGAACACGTGCTGAAGGTGAGGGAAGAGAAGCTCGGCACAGCAAACCCCGATGTGGAGGACGAGAAGAAGCGGCTTGCGGAGCTTCTGAAAGAGGCGGGGCGGTCCCGGAACAGGAAGCAGAAATCGCTCGAGAACCTGTTCGTGACCAACTCGCAGCGGGCTAAGAAAGACGCCGGGAGGAGGTGGTCCAACTTTGGGTTCAGAAGCTGA
- the LOC133917343 gene encoding zinc finger protein CONSTANS-LIKE 3-like isoform X2, translating to MATSSSRKKTGRSSTMWGSTISTSTRTCQTPSIRSVARKAFSSNSAACQFSSVGTNTSSNVMLPRDELPSRHFGFEVPSAASQEAPPPEKSSQDMEARTKQREKRQQAKQRYNDKKKNRRFGKQIMYVSRKARADTRNRVKGRFAKASSSAHGDNPDMQP from the exons ATGGCGACGAGTTCTTCGCGCAAGAAGACTGGCCGATCCTCCACGATGTGGGGCTCGACGATTTCAACttcgactcgaacttgtcaaacTCCGTCAATCCGATCGGTCGCACGGAAGGCGTTTTCGAG TAACAGTGCAGCTTGTCAGTTCAGTTCAGTCGGCACAAACACCAGCAGCAATGTGATGCTGCCGCGGGACGAGCTCCCGAGTAGGCATTTCGGTTTCGAAGTGCCGTCGGCGGCCAGtcaggaggcgccgccgccggagaaaTCAAGCCAGGACATGGAGGCAAGAACGAAGCAGCGGGAGAAGCGGCAGCAGGCTAAGCAGAGATACaacgacaagaagaagaacaggaG GTTTGGCAAGCAGATAATGTACGTATCCCGGAAGGCAAGAGCAGACACACGGAACCGTGTCAAAGGCAGATTTGCAAAGGCTTCGAGCAGTGCTCATGGCGACAATCCAGATATGCAGCCCTAG
- the LOC133917343 gene encoding zinc finger protein CONSTANS-LIKE 9-like isoform X1, whose translation MAGSAALLSGHGDEFFAQEDWPILHDVGLDDFNFDSNLSNSVNPIGRTEGVFEPQASASLGYDRPSISSCSETIMPSDAFLQSLTSNSAACQFSSVGTNTSSNVMLPRDELPSRHFGFEVPSAASQEAPPPEKSSQDMEARTKQREKRQQAKQRYNDKKKNRRFGKQIMYVSRKARADTRNRVKGRFAKASSSAHGDNPDMQP comes from the exons ATGGCTGGATCAGCAGCGTTACTGAGCGGCCATGGCGACGAGTTCTTCGCGCAAGAAGACTGGCCGATCCTCCACGATGTGGGGCTCGACGATTTCAACttcgactcgaacttgtcaaacTCCGTCAATCCGATCGGTCGCACGGAAGGCGTTTTCGAG CCACAGGCATCTGCTTCGTTGGGTTATGATCGCCCGTCAATCTCATCGTGTTCGGAAACCATTATGCCGTCTGATGCATTTCTGCAATCTCTGACCAGTAACAGTGCAGCTTGTCAGTTCAGTTCAGTCGGCACAAACACCAGCAGCAATGTGATGCTGCCGCGGGACGAGCTCCCGAGTAGGCATTTCGGTTTCGAAGTGCCGTCGGCGGCCAGtcaggaggcgccgccgccggagaaaTCAAGCCAGGACATGGAGGCAAGAACGAAGCAGCGGGAGAAGCGGCAGCAGGCTAAGCAGAGATACaacgacaagaagaagaacaggaG GTTTGGCAAGCAGATAATGTACGTATCCCGGAAGGCAAGAGCAGACACACGGAACCGTGTCAAAGGCAGATTTGCAAAGGCTTCGAGCAGTGCTCATGGCGACAATCCAGATATGCAGCCCTAG
- the LOC133917344 gene encoding putative zinc finger protein CONSTANS-LIKE 11: MDDASCGYCGELRALLHCAQHAARLCLPCDVTVHAASRSHERAPLCDGCHAAPAATRCIDHEAALCTACATAASCDAERHRRRPTRTYTGFPEPADLARILSLGTLPPSPLPEPNTWVPDLVNIELPAELSNSAWGNGNTIITEVRSSNLILVFDKLNICILAALKIIL, translated from the coding sequence ATGGACGACGCCTCGTGCGGCTACTGCGGTGAGCTGCGCGCGCTCCTGCACTGCGCCCAGCACGCGGCGCGCCTCTGCCTGCCCTGCGACGTGACCGTGCACGCCGCCTCGCGAAGCCACGAGCGCGCCCCGCTCTGCGACGGCTGCCACGCCGCACCCGCCGCCACGCGCTGCATCGACCACGAGGCCGCGCTCTGCACTGCATGTGCCACCGCTGCCTCGTGCGACGCCGAGCGCCACCGCCGACGCCCGACACGCACGTACACGGGGTTCCCCGAGCCGGCCGACCTCGCGCGCAtcctctccttaggcaccctgccgccgtcgccgctccCGGAGCCTAACACATGGGTCCCCGATTTAGTCAACATCGAACTACCCGCAGAACTGTCGAACAGCGCTTGGGGCAATGGTAATACCATTATCACTGAGGTTCGTAGTTCTAATCTAATCTTGGTCTTTGATAAACTGAACATATGCATCCTTGCGGCACTCAAAATCATCCTCTGA
- the LOC133918200 gene encoding probable inactive linolenate hydroperoxide lyase, whose translation MLPSFSPAATASATPPPRPIPGSYGLPVLGPLRDRLDYFWFQGPEEFFRRRAAAHRSTVFRANIPPTFPFFLGVDPRVVAVVDAAAFTALFDPALVDKRDILIGPYNPGVGFTGGTRVGVFLDTEEPEHERIKAFAMDLLHRSARTWAAEFRAGVGGMLDTVEADLAKANGDNRSANFVSPLQQCIFSFLCKALVGADPAADSLVDRFGYLILDIWLGLQIVPTQKLGVIPQPLEELLIHSFPLPSFIISPGYNLLYRFIEKNGADAISLAEEKHGITKKDAINNVLFVLGFNAFGGFSVFLPFLMGKVGEPEDPAGLRPRLREEVRRVLGSRDNGEVGFAAVREMPLVRSTVYEMLRMQPPVPLQFGRARKDFVLRSHGAAFSVAKGDLLCGYQPLAMRDPEVFDRPEEFVPDRFLGDKGEALLRYVYWSNGPETAQPATGNKQCAAKEAVVDTACMLIAELFRRYDDFEIDGTSFTKLVKAAELSA comes from the coding sequence ATGCTGCCGTCCTTCTCTCCTGCGGCCACAGCCTCGGCCACGCCCCCGCCGCGCCCGATACCTGGCAGCTACGGCCTGCCGGTGCTCGGGCCCCTCCGTGACCGCCTCGACTACTTCTGGTTCCAAGGGCCCGAGGAGTTcttccgccgccgcgccgccgcgcacCGCAGCACCGTCTTCCGCGCCAACATCCCGCCCaccttccccttcttcctcgGCGTCGACCCGcgcgtcgtcgccgtcgtcgacgCCGCCGCCTTCACCGCGCTCTTCGACCCCGCCCTCGTCGACAAGCGTGACATCCTCATCGGGCCCTACAACCCCGGCGTCGGCTTCACCGGCGGCACCCGCGTCGGTGTCTTCCTCGACAccgaggagcccgagcacgagcgcatcAAGGCCTTTGCCATGGACCTCCTCCACCGCAGCGCCCGCACCTGGGCCGCCGAGTTCCGCGCCGGCGTCGGCGGCATGCTCGACACTGTCGAGGCCGACCTCGCCAAGGCCAACGGCGACAACCGCTCCGCCAACTTCGTCTCCCCTTTGCAGCAATGCATCTTCAGTTTCCTCTGCAAGGCGCTCGTCGGCGCCGACCCGGCAGCCGACTCGCTCGTGGACAGGTTCGGCTACCTCATCCTCGACATATGGCTGGGCCTGCAGATCGTGCCCACGCAGAAGCTCGGCGTCATCCCGCAGCCGCTGGAGGAGCTGCTCATCCACTCCTTCCCCCTGCCGTCCTTCATCATCAGTCCCGGCTATAACTTGCTCTACCGCTTCATCGAGAAGAACGGAGCCGACGCCATCTCCCTCGCGGAGGAGAAGCACGGCATCACAAAGAAGGACGCCATCAACAACGTCCTCTTCGTGCTGGGCTTCAACGCGTTCGGCGGCTTCTCGGTCTTCCTGCCGTTCCTGATGGGCAAGGTCGGCGAGCCCGAGGACCCCGCCGGGCTGCGGCCGCGGCTGAGGGAGGAGGTGCGTCGGGTGCTGGGCTCCCGCGACAACGGCGAGGTCGGGTTCGCCGCCGTGAGGGAGATGCCGCTGGTGCGGTCAACGGTGTACGAGATGCTCCGGATGCAACCGCCGGTGCCGCTGCAGTTCGGCCGCGCGCGCAAGGACTTCGTGCTCCGGTCGCACGGCGCGGCGTTCTCGGTGGCCAAGGGAGACCTGCTGTGCGGGTACCAGCCGCTGGCGATGCGTGACCCGGAGGTGTTCGACCGGCCCGAGGAGTTCGTGCCGGACAGGTTCCTCGGCGACAAGGGCGAGGCGCTGCTGCGGTACGTGTATTGGTCCAACGGGCCGGAGACCGCGCAGCCGGCAACCGGGAACAAGCAGTGCGCCGCCAAGGAGGCCGTCGTGGACACCGCCTGCATGCTCATCGCCGAGCTGTTCCGGCGGTACGACGACTTCGAAATCGACGGCACGTCGTTCACCAAGCTCGTGAAAGCGGCCGAGCTGAGCGCCTAG
- the LOC133918199 gene encoding large ribosomal subunit protein mL102 (rPPR5)-like, translating to MARRHLRLPLLSRNPHAPVPLARRALCASTTLETPASAVDTPEEPTEGATLAPAPAPPSREEPIHETILHMIRLRPWTTRLENSVRLLSPTLSAPLVHGVISGAGATGRADLALQFFRFAYRRAGFRPEPATFALLVPILASRRMLNHARCLLLDTMPSFSIAPDEAALAALIAAYGKSGIPQEAVKLFRMMPDLGIPRTALSYNAVLKAILCRGREAMARRIYNAMIADGVAPDVSTYNTLIWGFGLCKKMEAAVMVFRDMKGHGVTPDVMTYNTLLNAWVRAGDLESARKVFDEMTGEGIERNSVSYNVMIKGYVAAGKVEQAVGLFTEMGEKGVRLSEKTFAALMPGLCDDEGKVAEARKAVDDMAERRLTPKDKSVFFRLVKTLCKAGDLDGALEVHRKSGQFKHVLVDPRQYGVLMEGLCKGGKPDSAVEVLDELMEKGTLTLLSPKSPVLEASAYNPVIEYLCNNGSTSKAETFFRQLMKKGVDDKAAFNSLICGHAKEGVPEAAREILAIMTRRGVRTDPESHALLVDSFLKKNEPADAKTALDSMMEQGHLPSPALFKSVMVTLFNAGRVQSASRVMKSMIEKGVTENMDMAHKILEALFARGHVEEAIGRVNLMVENGCMPDLDKMLVGLCENDRVMEAQKLADFALDRDFDVSFSTYDRVLEALYTEEKTLPAYSMLCKIKNKGGVVDQKGCDALMESLKSEGYSKQADILSRILMENAPSTSKRGKRVAMGA from the coding sequence ATGgcgcgccgccacctccgcctccccctcctctcccgCAATCCCCACGCGCCTGTCCCTCTCGCCCGCCGTGCTCTATGCGCTTCCACCACCCTCGAGACCCCCGCCTCCGCCGTCGACACGCCGGAGGAACCCACTGAGGGGGCGACGCTGGCGCCGGCCCCCGCCCCGCCGAGCCGCGAGGAGCCCATCCACGAGACGATCCTGCACATGATCCGTCTCCGCCCGTGGACGACGCGCCTCGAGAACTCCGTCCGGCTGCTCTCGCCAACCCTCAGCGCCCCGCTCGTCCACGGCGTCatctccggcgccggcgccaccgGACGCGCGGACCTCGCACTCCAGTTCTTCCGCTTCGCCTACCGACGCGCGGGGTTCCGCCCGGAGCCCGCCACATTCGCGCTCCTCGTCCCGATCCTCGCCTCCCGTCGCATGCTCAACCACGCgcgctgcctcctcctcgacACCATGCCGTCCTTCTCCATCGCGCCCGACGAGGCCGCCCTCGCCGCCCTCATCGCCGCCTACGGCAAGTCCGGCATCCCCCAGGAGGCCGTCAAGCTGTTCCGGATGATGCCCGACCTCGGCATACCCCGCACCGCACTCTCCTACAACGCTGTCCTCAAGGCCATACTCTGCCGCGGCCGTGAGGCCATGGCCAGGCGGATCTACAACGCCATGATCGCGGATGGCGTCGCCCCGGACGTGTCCACCTACAACACATTAATCTGGGGATTCGGCCTGTGCAAGAAGATGGAGGCCGCCGTTATGGTGTTTAGGGACATGAAGGGTCATGGGGTCACACCTGATGTGATGACTTATAACACCCTGCTCAATGCTTGGGTGCGGGCAGGTGACCTGGAGAGTGCACGCAAGGTGTTTGACGAAATGACAGGGGAGGGGATTGAAAGGAACTCAGTCTCATACAATGTCATGATCAAGGGATATGTGGCAGCAGGAAAGGTGGAGCAGGCAGTGGGGTTGTTCACGGAGATGGGCGAGAAGGGTGTGAGGTTGAGCGAGAAAACGTTTGCTGCGTTGATGCCGGGACTTTGCGATGATGAGGGGAAGGTAGCGGAGGCCCGGAAAGCAGTGGATGACATGGCAGAGCGCCGGCTCACTCCAAAGGACAAGTCGGTGTTTTTCAGGCTTGTGAAGACGCTGTGCAAAGCTGGGGACTTGGATGGGGCGTTGGAGGTGCACCGGAAGAGCGGGCAGTTCAAGCATGTTCTGGTGGATCCGAGGCAGTATGGAGTGTTGATGGAAGGCCTGTGTAAAGGTGGCAAGCCCGATAGTGCTGTTGAGGTGCTAGATGAGCTTATGGAGAAGGGGACGCTGACGCTGCTGAGCCCAAAGAGTCCTGTGCTGGAAGCATCGGCTTATAACCCAGTGATTGAGTATTTGTGCAACAATGGAAGCACTAGCAAGGCTGAGACATTCTTCAGGCAGCTGATGAAGAAAGGTGTGGATGACAAGGCTGCATTCAATAGTCTTATCTGTGGACATGCAAAGGAAGGCGTTCCAGAGGCAGCACGGGAGATTCTCGCCATTATGACACGCCGCGGTGTCCGAACTGACCCTGAATCACATGCACTGCTCGTTGATAGCTTCCTGAAGAAGAACGAGCCAGCTGATGCAAAGACAGCATTGGACAGCATGATGGAGCAGGGTCACCTGCCGAGCCCAGCTCTGTTCAAGTCTGTCATGGTGACCCTCTTCAATGCTGGTCGGGTTCAGTCTGCAAGCAGGGTCATGAAAAGCATGATCGAGAAGGGGGTTACAGAGAACATGGACATGGCACATAAGATCTTGGAAGCTCTCTTCGCAAGGGGCCATGTGGAGGAGGCGATCGGCCGTGTCAATCTGATGGTGGAAAATGGATGTATGCCTGATCTAGATAAGATGCTGGTCGGACTCTGTGAGAATGACAGAGTGATGGAGGCCCAGAAGCTGGCTGATTTTGCGTTGGACAGGGACTTTGATGTTAGCTTCTCGACCTATGACAGAGTTCTGGAGGCCCTGTACACTGAGGAAAAGACATTGCCTGCATACTCCATGCTTTGCAAGATCAAGAACAAAGGAGGTGTTGTGGACCAGAAAGGCTGCGATGCTTTGATGGAGAGCTTAAAATCTGAAGGGTACTCAAAGCAAGCAGATATATTGTCTAGGATCTTGATGGAGAATGCACCATCAACGTCCAAGAGGGGCAAAAGGGTTGCCATGGGTGCGTAG